In the Caballeronia sp. M1242 genome, TTCGTCGTGATCAGCGCCGCGAACATCTGGCTCGTCGTGCAGACCGCGACGGAGTGGTTCGCGTAAGCGCGAGGCTCACGCGAACCACTTACGGCTTACTTGACGACAGCGACCGGCGTATTCGATTTCGCCGCGACGGCAGCGGGAATCGCGGCGTCGGCAGGGAGAGCCTGATCGACCGTCGTGCGTCCGCCATCGCGGAAGAACGCGAGTTCAGCCGCCTTGTTCAGCACGAGAATGCTGATACGCCGGTTCGTCGGCTCGTCGATGACGTCCTTGTTGAGCGGCAGGACGTCGGAGAGACCGCGCACCTGCAGCACCTTGCCTTCGTTCATGCCGCCCGCGACCAGCGCACGCCGCGCCGCGTTCGCGCGCTCGCTCGACAGTTCCCAGTTCGAATAGCCTTTCTGATTGCCGGAGTAGGGCACGGCATCCGTATGGCCTGCAATCGACACGCGATTGTCCACGTCGTTGAGCGATGCGCCGATGTTCGACAGAATCGTCGTCACATAGCTTTCGAGCTTCGAGCTGCCCGATGCGAACATCGGCCGCTTGAGTGAATCGACGATCTCGATGCGCAAGCCTTCGCTCGTGATCGCAATGCGGATCTGATCCTTGAACGCGCGCAATGCCGGCGTGTTCTCGATCAGCGCGGTCAGCTTTTGCTTCAACTGTTGCAGACGCTGCATGTCGTCGACAGCGACGGCCGCGCGCGCGACCGAAGGCGGCACGGGCTGCGTCTGGCTCTTGTTGGCTTCGCCGGGACGCGAGCTCGACAGATCCTTGCCGCCGCCGTTGACGACGCTCGTATGCGCGGAGGCGCCGCCTTCGTTGCCGAACAGCGCCGAGAGCGGCGTATTGAAGTATTGCTCGATGCCTTCCTTGTCGTACTTCGACGTCGAGCCGAGCAGCCACATTAAGAGGAAGAACGCCATCATTGCGGTCACGAAGTCCGCGTAGGCGATCTTCCACGCGCCGCCATGATGGCCGCCGTGGCCGCCGCCCTTCTTCTTGCGACGCACGACGACAGTGGGCGCGAGCACGGATTGCAACGGGTCGCGTGACGGTCTTTCAGCCATGAACGATGCTCCTTGTGTCTACGCAGGCGCGGGTCAGGCCGACTTCGGCGACTTGGTGGCGCGCACGGCGTCGTCCAGTTCCTTGAAGCTCGGACGGTCCGCCGTGAAGAGCACCTTGCGGCCGAATTCGACAGCGACCGTCGGCGCGTAGCCGTTCATCGATGCGAGCAGCACGGACTTCACGCACTGGAACGGCTTGGCTTCTGCCGCGCCCTTCGCGTTGAGCAGGTCCGCGAGCGGGCCGATGAAGCCGTATGCGAGCAAGATGCCGAGGAACGTGCCGACCAGCGCGCCCGCGATCATCTCGCCGAGCACGGCGGGCGCGGCGCCCACCGAGCCCATCGTATGCACCACGCCCATCACCGCGGCGACGATGCCGAATGCCGGCAAGCCATCGGCCATCTTCTGAATGGCGTTCGCGGCCACCGCGCTTTCCGTGTGATGCGTCTCCAGTTCTTCGTCCATCAGGTCCTGCAATTCGAGCGCGTTCACGTTGCCCGCCGACATCATGCGCAGGTAATCGACGATGAAGTCGAGCAGGTGATGATCCGCCATCACGTGTTCGTACTTCTGGAAGACCGGGCTGGACTCCGGCGCGTCGACGTCTGCTTCGAGCGCCATCATTCCTTCCTTACGGGCCTTTTGCAGGAGTTCGTACAGCAACGCGATCAGCGACAGGTATTTCTCTTTGGTGTACCCGCCGCCTTTGAATACCTTCGGCAGCGCCTGCAAGGTTTTCTTGAGCGTGGACGTGGGGTTCGATACGACGAAAGCCCCGATGGCCGCGCCGAAAATACACAGCAATTCAAAAGGCTGAACGAGGGCTGCCAGGTGACCGCCGACCCCCATGAAGCTCCCGATCACGGAGCCGATGACGACTACCCATCCGATAACGACAAACATGATTTCTCCGCAAATGTCCGGGCGTTGCGAGCCGTGCGCGCTCGTTAGCGAAACACGCACGGCTCGCAATGCATTGTCTGCATGATGCTGGGCTTTTTAACGGCGCAGTACACGCCGACATTTAGGGTGGCGCCCGCAAACATTTCGACGCGGCCTCGCCCAAGGTAAAACTTACGCGCGTGCTTTACGCGCAAGGTAATGGATTGCTGCCATGCGCTTCGTCTAACATCGGCGCATGGACACGACACTCACAGAAGCGAAGTCGCGCGCGCCGGGCATCACGCCTGCCACGGTCGGCATGTTGCTGCGCGAATGGCGTCAACGCAGGCGCATGAGTCAGCTCGAGCTTGCCTGTATAGCGGACGTTTCGACGCGCCACTTGAGCTTCATCGAATCCGGACGCTCCGTGCCGAGCCGCGATATGTTGATCCGGCTCGCCGAGCAACTGGACGTGCCTTTGCGCGAGCGCAACGCGCTCTTTCTCGCAGCGGGCTATGCGCCGCTGTACAAGGAGCGGGCATTCGCGGACCCCGATCTTGAACCCGCGCGGCGTGCAGTCGAGCTCGTGCTCAAGGGCCACGAGCCGTATCCCGCGCTCGCGGTGGATCGTCACTGGACGATGATTGCCGCCAACGCCGCGCTGCAACCGCTCGTCGCGTCGGCGGATGCGTCGTTGCTTGCGCCGCCGGTCAACGTGCTGCGCCTCGCGCTGCATCCGCTCGGGCTCGCGAGCGTGATCGAGAACTGGCACGAGTGGCGCGCGCATCTGCTCGCGCGGCTGCATCGGCAGATAGACGTGTCAGGCGACCCGACGCTCGCCGCGCTGCTCGACGAACTCGAAGCGTATCCCGCGCCGCCGCACGCGGGACGCGTCGAACGCGGCGCAACCGATTCTGTCGTCGTGCCGCTGCGCTTGCGCACGGAGTTCGGCGTGCTGTCGCTCATCAGCACGACGACGGTGTTCGGCACGCCGGTCGATATCACGCTTTCCGAGCTCGCAATCGAAGCCTTTTTCCCCGCAGACGACGCCACCGCGCGCATACTCCATCGGGCGCACGGCGAGCGTCGCTGACGGGTGATGTGGAACCTGCTGCTGCCGCGCGAATCAATCAACAGGAGGGGAGCGGCGCGCGCTGCCATACGCGCGCGCCGGTGCCTGCGTCAGCTTTTGTCCAACCAACGCAGAAGGCAGCCATGATTCAGACATTCGAACACGTGATCGGCGGCGAGCGCATGCAGTTTTGCGCGAGCATCGCGGAAGGCGGCGGACCGCAGCGCGTCATCATCAGCCGGGCGGACTCGGCGGAATCGCTCGTCATCGTCCAGGCCGATGGCATCATCGGCACGATCAGGGCGGAAGTGGAAGCGCCGGATACGTTCGTCGCGGACGCCGTGCGCAAGGCGCAGCAGGACGCGTTGATCGAACGCGCGCTGGAAACCGGCGAGGTTCAGACGACAAGCCTCTAGCGTGTTTCTATCCGACAATGCCCGCGCAGCCCCGAAGGGCGCGCGGGCATTCGTCATGCGGACACGAAGGAGGAGCCGCTACATGCGCGGCTCGCCGTTCTTTGGATCGGCCGGGACGAGCGGCATCGCCGAATCGGGGCCGTCCGGCATGTCGGGATCGTCGGGATTCGGCGCCGCATCCGGATCGAGCAACTTGTCCGGATCCGGTTCGACGGTTTCTTCCGGGGCGTGTGGCTGGCTGGACATGATGCGGGTTCTCCTTGAAGTGACTTGAGCCGGTTCGCAACCTGTGTTCCCGCCGATGCCCACGCGCTATTTCACCGCGCGTCGCAACCGGTTCGCGGCTTCATTGCCGTCCGCCGCCGTGCCGCCGCGCACGCCACGCGCGATGAGCGCCGCGCACGCCAGCATCGCCACCGACGCAGCCGCCGACCAGCGCACCGCATCGACGATTTGCGCCGATGCCGCCGTGCCTCCCGCGTGGCCCGCCAACGCGCCGAACGCGGCCACGCCCATTGCGCCGGCAGCCTGCCGCGCGGTGTTCAGCACGGCCGAGGCCGTTCCCGCGCGTCGCTGGCCGACGGTGCCGAGGAGCGCCGTGGTCATCGCGGGAACGGCCACGCCCATGCCCGACGGAATCAGCAGAAACGGAAGCAGCAGAGCGACTGTCGGCGTGTGGGCATCGACAAATGCGAGCGACGCGAAACCCGCCGCGTCGAGCAAGGCGCCTGCGATCATCGGGCCGCGCGAGCCGAAGCGCGCCACCACCGGACCGCTCGCGAGATTCGACAGCAGGAAGCCGCCCGTGAGCGGCAAAAACGCGAGGCCGGTCTGCAACGGCGTCTGGCCGAGCACGCGTTGCAAATACAGGCTCAGCACGAACACGCTTCCATAGTAGGTGAAGTTCACGGCGATGCCGAACAGCACCGCGGCGCTGAAGGTGCGCTCGCCGAAGAGCGCGAGCGGGAGCATCGGCGCGGGGCTTCTTCTCTCGACTGCGATGAACGCGGCCGTCGCCGTCACCGCAATCGCGAATGCCCCGGTCACGAGCGGATGCGACAGCCCGAGCGGCCGCGCTTCGATTACCGCGCCGACCAGCGCCGTGAGCGCGACGATGGCGAGCGCATGGCCGCTCAGGTCGATGCCGTCGCCGCGCCCGTGCGACGGCGACTCGTCCACACATGCGAGCGTCGCCGCGACGCCCGCCGCGCAGATCGGCAGATTGACCCAGAAGATGCTGCGCCAGCCGAACGTTGCGATCAGCGCTCCACCGACAATCGGGCCTGCCGCGATAGAGACCGCGCCCGCCGCCGTCCATAAGCCGACCGCGCGCGCCCGCACGCGCCGATCATGCCCACACGCGGCGTTCAGCAGCGCGAGCGAATTCGGCAGCATCGCTGCCGCGCCGACGCCTTGGATCGCGCGGGCGGCGATCAACTGCGCGGCATCGCGCGAAAAGGCGCAGGCGAGCGAAGCGAACGCGAAGACCGCGAGACCACCGACGAACAGCCGCCGCGCGCCGAGCCGGTCGCCGAGCGAGCCGGCCAGAAGCATCAGCGCGGCGAATGCGAGCGCGTAGGCGTCCACGGTCCATTGCAGGCTCGCGACGCTCGCGCCGAGATCATGTGCGATGCTCGCGAGCGCGACGTTCACGATCGACACATCGAGCTGCGAGACGACGAAGCCGACGCTC is a window encoding:
- a CDS encoding MFS transporter, which encodes MNGMNSNLSSRQLCVVAATSVGFVVSQLDVSIVNVALASIAHDLGASVASLQWTVDAYALAFAALMLLAGSLGDRLGARRLFVGGLAVFAFASLACAFSRDAAQLIAARAIQGVGAAAMLPNSLALLNAACGHDRRVRARAVGLWTAAGAVSIAAGPIVGGALIATFGWRSIFWVNLPICAAGVAATLACVDESPSHGRGDGIDLSGHALAIVALTALVGAVIEARPLGLSHPLVTGAFAIAVTATAAFIAVERRSPAPMLPLALFGERTFSAAVLFGIAVNFTYYGSVFVLSLYLQRVLGQTPLQTGLAFLPLTGGFLLSNLASGPVVARFGSRGPMIAGALLDAAGFASLAFVDAHTPTVALLLPFLLIPSGMGVAVPAMTTALLGTVGQRRAGTASAVLNTARQAAGAMGVAAFGALAGHAGGTAASAQIVDAVRWSAAASVAMLACAALIARGVRGGTAADGNEAANRLRRAVK
- the motA gene encoding flagellar motor stator protein MotA, producing MFVVIGWVVVIGSVIGSFMGVGGHLAALVQPFELLCIFGAAIGAFVVSNPTSTLKKTLQALPKVFKGGGYTKEKYLSLIALLYELLQKARKEGMMALEADVDAPESSPVFQKYEHVMADHHLLDFIVDYLRMMSAGNVNALELQDLMDEELETHHTESAVAANAIQKMADGLPAFGIVAAVMGVVHTMGSVGAAPAVLGEMIAGALVGTFLGILLAYGFIGPLADLLNAKGAAEAKPFQCVKSVLLASMNGYAPTVAVEFGRKVLFTADRPSFKELDDAVRATKSPKSA
- a CDS encoding helix-turn-helix domain-containing protein, which produces MDTTLTEAKSRAPGITPATVGMLLREWRQRRRMSQLELACIADVSTRHLSFIESGRSVPSRDMLIRLAEQLDVPLRERNALFLAAGYAPLYKERAFADPDLEPARRAVELVLKGHEPYPALAVDRHWTMIAANAALQPLVASADASLLAPPVNVLRLALHPLGLASVIENWHEWRAHLLARLHRQIDVSGDPTLAALLDELEAYPAPPHAGRVERGATDSVVVPLRLRTEFGVLSLISTTTVFGTPVDITLSELAIEAFFPADDATARILHRAHGERR
- the motB gene encoding flagellar motor protein MotB gives rise to the protein MAERPSRDPLQSVLAPTVVVRRKKKGGGHGGHHGGAWKIAYADFVTAMMAFFLLMWLLGSTSKYDKEGIEQYFNTPLSALFGNEGGASAHTSVVNGGGKDLSSSRPGEANKSQTQPVPPSVARAAVAVDDMQRLQQLKQKLTALIENTPALRAFKDQIRIAITSEGLRIEIVDSLKRPMFASGSSKLESYVTTILSNIGASLNDVDNRVSIAGHTDAVPYSGNQKGYSNWELSSERANAARRALVAGGMNEGKVLQVRGLSDVLPLNKDVIDEPTNRRISILVLNKAAELAFFRDGGRTTVDQALPADAAIPAAVAAKSNTPVAVVK